A genomic segment from Glycine soja cultivar W05 chromosome 18, ASM419377v2, whole genome shotgun sequence encodes:
- the LOC114395531 gene encoding rho GDP-dissociation inhibitor 1-like yields MSAAVSSTTPHLEEELKNKATNNKKKNNVGGESDQPPYNDGANSDVAEETEPEEDDDSKLESNKDLDLGPQFTLKEQLEKDKDDESLRKWKEQLLGSVDMSVVGSECKDPEVKILSLIITSPDKPDLTLPIPFTTDPKKSLFILKEGSKCQMKFTFTVSNNIVSGLKYTNVVWKTGVRVDSRKKMLGTFSPQQEPYTFELEEETIPSGMFVRGTYAARTKFVDDDRKCYLDVNYYFEIQKNRPTPQ; encoded by the exons ATGTCTGCTGCTGTGTCCTCCACAACCCCTCATTTAGAGGAAGAGCTCAAAAACAAAGCAACaaacaacaagaagaagaacaacGTTGGTGGGGAATCAGACCAGCCCCCTTACAATGATGGTGCCAACTCTGATGTTGCTGAAGAAACTGAGCCAGAGGAAGATGATGACTCCAAGTTGGAATCTAACAAAGATTTGGATCTTGGCCCTCAATTCACTCTCAAGGAACAGCTTGAGAAAGACAAA GATGATGAAAGTTTGAGAAAATGGAAGGAGCAACTTCTGGGAAGTGTTGACATGTCTGTCGTTGGAAGTG AATGCAAAGACCCTGAAGTGAAGATATTGAGCCTCATTATTACAAGCCCAGATAAGCCTGACCTCACCCTGCCAATTCCATTTACTACTGATCCTAAGAAGAGTCTTTTCATCCTTAAGGAAGGAAGCAAATGCCAAATGAAATTCACCTTCACTGTCTCCAACAACATCGTTTCTGGTCTCAAATACACAAACGTTGTTTGGAAAACTGGCGTTAGAG TGGACAGCAGAAAAAAGATGTTGGGAACTTTTAGTCCTCAGCAGGAACCATATACATTTGAATTGGAAGAAGAAACTATCCCTTCTGGCATGTTCGTCAGGGGAACCTATGCAGCAAGAACCAAG TTTGTAGACGACGATCGAAAATGCTACTTGGATGTCAATTACTACTTTGAAATTCAGAAGAACAGACCAACACCTCAAtga
- the LOC114394693 gene encoding 15-cis-zeta-carotene isomerase, chloroplastic-like: protein MAAPVVVSTSVSVCSNYGYHRRPSLSALSYYSNSISNANLKLSSQCFSNLLRSNSKAPIYCRKFVARTSIGENESESESEKDLGLVGEDSAAFELGKQKISSWIYFTAILGVVLCVLNVAWIDNSTGYGKAFIDAVSTLSDSHEVVMLILILIFAGVHSGLASFRNTGEKLIGERPFRVIFAGISLPLAVSTVVYFINHRYDGLQLWLLQDAPGLHQLLWLSNFISFFFLYPSTFNLLEVAAVDKPKLHLWETGIIRITRHPQMVGQVIWCLAHTIWIGNSVAVAASIGLIAHHLFGVWNGDRRLAIRYGEDFELVKSRTSVVPFAAILDGRQKLPKDFYKEFIRLPYLTVTALTLGAYFAHPLMQTASFNLHW from the exons ATGGCGGCCCCTGTTGTAGTGTCTACCTCTGTATCTGTGTGTTCCAACTATGGCTATCATCGTCGTCCATCCCTTTCCGCTCTCTCTTATTATTCGAACTCAATCTCCAACGCAAACCTAAAACTGAGTTCGCAATGTTTCTCCAACTTGCTTCGTTCGAATTCAAAAGCCCCGATTTATTGTCGCAAGTTTGTTGCTCGCACTTCAATTGGAGAGaatgagagtgagagtgagagtgagaagGATTTAGGGTTAGTAGGGGAGGACTCTGCGGCGTTTGAATTGGGCAAACAGAAAATATCTTCGTGGATTTATTTCACCGCTATTTTAGGAGTCGTTCTCTGCGTTCTCAACGTCGCATGGATTGATAATTCAACTGGCTACGGCAAAGCTTTTATTGACGCCGTTTCTACCCTTTCCGATTCTCACGAG GTGGTAATGTTGATTCTAATTCTTATATTTGCTGGTGTTCATAGTGGCTTAGCTAGCTTCCGGAACACTGGCGAGAAACTCATTGGAGAAAGACCTTTCCGTGTAATTTTTGCAGGGATATCACTACCTTTGGCTGTCAGTACTGTT GTGTATTTTATTAACCACAGATATGATGGACTTCAACTCTGGCTGCTCCAGGATGCTCCTGGGCTTCATCAACTTCTGTGGCTTTCgaatttcatttctttctttttcctatatCCTTCAACTTTCAATCTTTTAGAGGTTGCAGCTGTTGACAAGCCTAAATTACATCTATGGGAAACTGGGATCATAAGAATAACCCGGCATCCACAG ATGGTTGGCCAGGTTATCTGGTGTCTTGCTCATACGATTTGGATCGGAAATTCCGTGGCTGTTGCAGCTTCAATTGGCTTAATTGCACATCATCTATTTGGTGTCTGGAATGGAGACAGGCGACTGGCTATAAGATATGGGGAGGATTTTGAATTAGTCAAGAGTCGAACAAGTGTTGTCCCTTTTGCAGCAATCCTTGATGGCCGACAAAAGCTACCTAAAGATTTCTACAAGGAGTTTATTCGACTGCCATACTTGACAGTTACTGCACTAACTTTAGGTGCTTACTTTGCACACCCGCTTATGCAGACTGCTAGTTTCAATCTTCATTGGTAG
- the LOC114396062 gene encoding amino acid transporter AVT1H-like, with protein MWGKILKSIRKSLISLQQKCMNSRKSEVDSSVSVHGVQWANCKCCIEESNCDHINAAEGASNVDAQRDANANSSFTHAVINMVGMLIGLGQLSTPYAVENGGWSSAFLLMGLGMMCAYSSHILGICLRKNPKLTSFVDIGKHAFGSKGRNVAATIIYMEIFMALVSYTISLHDNLTTVFLGTNLNLHLPNFSSSQLLTVVAVLIAMPSLWIRDLSSISFLSSVGILMSLLIFLCVAATALLGYVQSNHTIPVLHLHNIPSVSGLYVFGYGGHIVFPELYTAMKDPSKFTKVSIVSFAVVTAIYTTLGFMGAKMFGKDVKSQITLSMAPEHIVTKIALWATVVAPMTKYALEFTPFAIQLEHALPSSMSARTKTIIRGCIGSFSLLVILTLALSVPYFEHVLSLTGSLVSVAVCLILPCAFYVKICWGQISKPLLLLNLFLIIFGFVLAVMGTISSSQLLLKNLQSHNLRHKE; from the exons atgtgGGGCAAGATATTGAAATCCATAAGGAAAAGTCTCATAAGCCTTCAACAGAAGTGTATGAATTCTCGAAAGAGTGAAGTTGATAGTAGTGTGTCAGTGCATGGTGTGCAGTGGGCAAATTGCAAGTGTTGCATAGAGGAAAGCAATTGTGACCACATTAATGCCGCAGAAGGCGCAAGTAATGTCGACGCCCAGCGTGATGCTAACGCCAACAGTTCTTTCACTCATGCTGTCATTAACATGGTGGGGATGCTCATAG GTTTGGGGCAACTGTCAACTCCATATGCTGTAGAAAATGGAGGGTGGTCATCTGCATTCTTGCTTATGGGACTAGGGATGATGTGTGCTTATAGTTCTCACATACTTGGAATATGCCTTAGAAAGAATCCCAAGTTAACAAGTTTCGTGGATATTGGGAAGCATGCATTTGGATCAAAAGGAAGAAACGTGGCTGCAACAATCATCTACATGGAAATCTTCATGGCCCTCGTTTCCTACACCATCTCACTACATGATAATTTGACCACAGTCTTTTTGGGGACAAATTTGAATCTGCACTTGCCTAACTTTTCTTCATCCCAGCTCCTAACCGTGGTGGCAGTCTTGATTGCCATGCCTAGTTTGTGGATCAGAGACCTTTCTTccatatctttcctttcaagtGTTGGCATTCTCATGTCTCTGCTCATTTTCCTGTGTGTAGCAGCCACTGCACTCTTAGGATATGTCCAATCTAATCATACCATACCTGTCCTCCACCTCCATAATATTCCATCCGTATCTGGCCTTTACGTTTTCGGCTATGGAGGACATATTGTTTTCCCTGAATTATATACAGCCATGAAAGACCCCTCCAAATTTACCAAG GTTTCTATAGTGAGCTTCGCGGTAGTTACAGCAATTTACACGACATTGGGGTTCATGGGTGCGAAGATGTTTGGTAAGGATGTGAAGTCTCAGATCACACTTAGCATGGCACCGGAGCACATCGTAACAAAGATTGCTCTGTGGGCAACCGTGGTGGCACCCATGACCAAATATGCGCTAGAATTCACCCCATTTGCAATTCAACTAGAGCATGCACTTCCAAGTTCCATGAGTGCCAGGACCAAAACGATAATTAGAGGCTGCATAGGTTCATTTTCACTTTTGGTCATACTAACCCTTGCTCTCTCGGTTCCATATTTTGAGCATGTACTAAGTCTCACTGGTTCCCTTGTTAGTGTTGCCGTTTGTTTAATTTTGCCTTGTGCTTTCTACGTTAAGATATGTTGGGGTCAGATATCAAAGCCTCTCTTACTCCTAAACCTCTTTCTCATCATATTCGGCTTTGTTCTTGCCGTGATGGGCACCATTTCCTCCTCACAGTTACTACTCAAAAATCTTCAATCACATAACTTGAGGCACAAGGAATGA
- the LOC114394783 gene encoding ferritin-3, chloroplastic-like, which produces FSLLKANTDHILPLPNFSFSGIICYSQSQGKNLVPCATKDSNNHPLTDVIFEPFEEVKKELNLVPTVPQASLARKKYTNDYKATIKEQISVEYNVSYVYHVIFAYFDRDNVALKGLAKVFKESSEEERVHAEKLMEYQV; this is translated from the exons ttctctctcctcaaaGCCAACACCGACCATATACTCCCTCTCcccaacttttctttttctggtaTTATTTGCTATTCTCAGTCTCAGGGCAAAAACTTGGTTCCATGCGCTACCAAGGACTCCAACAACCACCCCTTAACCGATGTCATTTTTGAACCCTTTGAAGAGGTCAAGAAGGAGCTCAACCTTGTTCCCACCGTCCCACAAGCTTCCCTTGCTCGtaaaaaatacaccaatgaCTACAAGGCTACCATAAAAGAACAAATCAG CGTGGAGTACAATGTTTCGTATGTTTATCATGTGATATTTGCCTACTTTGATAGGGATAATGTCGCGCTCAAGGGTCTTGCCAA GGTTTTCAAGGAGTCAAGCGAAGAGGAAAGGGTGCATGCTGAGAAATTAATGGAATATCAAGTATAA
- the LOC114395455 gene encoding MADS-box transcription factor 1-like isoform X1, whose amino-acid sequence MGRGRVELKRIENKINRQVTFAKRRNGLLKKAYELSVLCDAEVALIIFSNRGKQYEFCSGSSMLKTLERYQKCNYGAPEDNVATKEALVLELSSQQEYLRLKARYEALQRSQRNLMGEDLGPLSSKELESLERQLDSSLKQIRSIRTQFMLDQLSDLQRKEHFLGESNRDLRQRLEEFQINPLQLNPSAEDMGYGRHPGQPQGHALFQPLECEPTLQIGYHPDPVSVVTEGPSMNNYMAGWLP is encoded by the exons atggGAAGGGGAAGAGTGGAGTTGAAGAGAATTGAGAACAAGATCAACAGGCAAGTGACCTTTGCAAAACGAAGGAACGGGCTTTTGAAGAAAGCTTATGAGCTTTCCGTTCTTTGTGATGCCGAGGTTGCTCTCATCATCTTCTCCAATAGAGGAAAGCAGTACGAGTTTTGCAGCGGTTCAAG CATGCTCAAAACGCTGGAGAGGTACCAGAAATGCAACTATGGAGCGCCTGAGGACAATGTGGCAACAAAGGAAGCCTTGGTATTG GAGTTAAGCAGTCAACAAGAATACTTGAGGCTGAAAGCACGTTATGAAGCTCTACAACGTTCTCAAAG GAACCTTATGGGAGAAGATCTTGGCCCTCTAAGCAGCAAAGAGCTTGAATCACTTGAAAGGCAGCTAGATTCGTCTTTGAAGCAAATCAGATCAATAAGG ACCCAATTCATGCTGGATCAGCTTTCTGATCTACAACGTAAG GAACACTTTCTAGGTGAGTCAAACAGAGATCTCAGACAAAGG TTGGAAGAGTTTCAAATAAATCCACTCCAACTGAATCCCAGTGCTGAAGATATGGGGTATGGACGCCATCCAGGTCAGCCCCAAGGCCATGCTCTCTTTCAACCATTGGAGTGTGAGCCAACCTTGCAAATTGG ATATCATCCTGATCCAGTATCAGTGGTGACAGAAGGCCCAAGCATGAATAATTACATGGCAGGATGGTTACCATGA
- the LOC114395455 gene encoding MADS-box transcription factor 1-like isoform X2, with the protein MGRGRVELKRIENKINRQVTFAKRRNGLLKKAYELSVLCDAEVALIIFSNRGKQYEFCSGSSMLKTLERYQKCNYGAPEDNVATKEALELSSQQEYLRLKARYEALQRSQRNLMGEDLGPLSSKELESLERQLDSSLKQIRSIRTQFMLDQLSDLQRKEHFLGESNRDLRQRLEEFQINPLQLNPSAEDMGYGRHPGQPQGHALFQPLECEPTLQIGYHPDPVSVVTEGPSMNNYMAGWLP; encoded by the exons atggGAAGGGGAAGAGTGGAGTTGAAGAGAATTGAGAACAAGATCAACAGGCAAGTGACCTTTGCAAAACGAAGGAACGGGCTTTTGAAGAAAGCTTATGAGCTTTCCGTTCTTTGTGATGCCGAGGTTGCTCTCATCATCTTCTCCAATAGAGGAAAGCAGTACGAGTTTTGCAGCGGTTCAAG CATGCTCAAAACGCTGGAGAGGTACCAGAAATGCAACTATGGAGCGCCTGAGGACAATGTGGCAACAAAGGAAGCCTTG GAGTTAAGCAGTCAACAAGAATACTTGAGGCTGAAAGCACGTTATGAAGCTCTACAACGTTCTCAAAG GAACCTTATGGGAGAAGATCTTGGCCCTCTAAGCAGCAAAGAGCTTGAATCACTTGAAAGGCAGCTAGATTCGTCTTTGAAGCAAATCAGATCAATAAGG ACCCAATTCATGCTGGATCAGCTTTCTGATCTACAACGTAAG GAACACTTTCTAGGTGAGTCAAACAGAGATCTCAGACAAAGG TTGGAAGAGTTTCAAATAAATCCACTCCAACTGAATCCCAGTGCTGAAGATATGGGGTATGGACGCCATCCAGGTCAGCCCCAAGGCCATGCTCTCTTTCAACCATTGGAGTGTGAGCCAACCTTGCAAATTGG ATATCATCCTGATCCAGTATCAGTGGTGACAGAAGGCCCAAGCATGAATAATTACATGGCAGGATGGTTACCATGA
- the LOC114397713 gene encoding uncharacterized protein LOC114397713, which produces MMRGRRRHQDEQSRALYDLSSLVLNLLRSPLTFSDEVPPASRRPGQAQISPAGFASLLLGISLALMLCGSVTFFIGFVLMPWVLGLVMLFYVAGILSTLSVFGRSILCYATSPPSPRKDIPAWKLM; this is translated from the exons ATGATgaggggaagaaggagacatCAAGATGAGCAATCTCGCGCTTTGTACGACCTCTCCTCTCTCGTTCTCAACCTCCTTCGCTCGCCTCTGACGTTCTCCGACGAGGTTCCGCCAGCGTCACGGCGTCCGGGCCAGGCTCAGATATCCCCGGCGGGATTCGCGTCGTTGCTGCTGGGAATATCCCTGGCGTTGATGCTGTGTGGATCTGTGACGTTCTTCATCGGGTTCGTATTGATGCCGTGGGTTCTGGGATTGGTCATGCTCTTCTACGTCGCCGGAATCCTCTCCACCCTCTCCGTCTTCGGCCGCTCCATTCTCTGCTACGCCACCTCCCCACCCTCGCCGCGTAAGGACATTCCCG CATGGAAGCTTATGTGA
- the LOC114395621 gene encoding uncharacterized protein LOC114395621 — MADWGPVVIAVVLFVLLSPGLLFQLPGRSRVVEFGNMQTSAISILVHTIIFFGLITIFLIAIGVHIYTG, encoded by the coding sequence atggcGGATTGGGGTCCAGTGGTGATAGCAGTGGTGCTGTTTGTGTTGCTTAGCCCTGGTCTTCTGTTTCAATTGCCAGGGAGGAGCAGAGTGGTAGAGTTTGGGAACATGCAAACCAGTGCAATTTCTATCTTGGTCCACACAATCATCTTCTTTGGTCTCATTACCATCTTTCTTATTGCTATTGGTGTGCATATCTACACTGGCTAG